In the genome of Dickeya fangzhongdai, one region contains:
- a CDS encoding class I SAM-dependent DNA methyltransferase, producing MRQGSSRNIAKEPGQVGIKNKLWFQSAAEGEELETLLNQCIDDPAIAKNKIRFVLITDFTRFLAWDTASKERLDIEMDELHSNYGFFLPLVGLEKAIISSENPADVKAAEKMGRLFDLIRVHNDLSKSEDIHALNVFLTRLLFCLFAEDTGIFALAQFTSAVKSFTEEDGSDLDSFLYQLFGVLDEKPDSPQRQRLPAHLAAFPYVNGGLFASDEPVPELRKKGRKILLECGTMNWSEINPDIFGSMFQAVIDVEQRSRLGQHYTSYRNIMKVIQPLFLDPLRVELDKQRSNAKGLKALLVRLGKIKVFDPACGSGNFLIVAYKALRNLEIEVIEALRELEPQTFSMSGLHLSQFYGIEIDDFACQIARLSLWLAEHQVNSQWEKAFGFAPPALPLRESGNIHSGNSLRLDWYQVCPKQADDEVYVIGNPPFLGTLGRSDEQRADMQAVFSDFKALGTLDFVACWFWKGAQYIQHSRAELALVATNSICQGEQVATLWPPIFSLELNIHFAYPTFPWANNARDKAAVHVIIIGLSARSEKSRLYQYVQGEWHCKMVDNISPYLVEGSRLAIIPRNSPLIKGVPPLLFGNKPTDGGYLLLDSFERDELLKQEPQAERWLKKVLGADEFFNGKERWCLWLVEASVADLESMPLVGKRVLAVKNARLKSSKSGTRKKSNSPHLFDENRHPASGSYILVPSVSSERRIYVPLGFFNAEVISTNANYIIPDGTLYEFAILSSSMHNDWMRLVAGRLKSDYRYSASVVYNPFPWPEVAAIQRKEIEVLAEDVILIREEFPGHTLAELYDPDKMPSKLLTAHQALDTAVDRLYRERPFKDAADRLSCLLARYEALTQKLTVTQAKPRKSRTSANAGNHNE from the coding sequence GTGCGCCAGGGCAGTAGCCGTAACATCGCTAAAGAGCCTGGCCAGGTCGGTATCAAGAATAAACTCTGGTTTCAGTCTGCTGCGGAAGGAGAAGAGCTTGAGACTCTGCTAAATCAGTGCATTGATGACCCAGCGATAGCTAAAAATAAGATCCGCTTCGTGCTGATCACTGATTTTACTCGCTTTCTGGCTTGGGATACCGCAAGTAAAGAGCGGCTCGACATTGAAATGGACGAGTTACATAGCAACTATGGTTTCTTTTTGCCGTTAGTGGGCCTTGAGAAAGCCATTATCAGCAGTGAAAACCCTGCTGATGTGAAGGCCGCCGAGAAGATGGGGAGATTGTTTGACCTCATCCGAGTCCACAATGACCTCAGTAAGTCGGAAGATATTCATGCCCTTAACGTCTTCCTGACTCGTTTGTTATTTTGCCTTTTTGCCGAAGACACCGGTATTTTTGCCCTCGCCCAGTTCACGTCTGCTGTCAAAAGTTTTACCGAAGAAGATGGCAGCGATCTGGATTCATTTCTTTATCAGTTATTTGGTGTGTTAGATGAGAAGCCTGACAGCCCGCAGCGGCAAAGGCTACCCGCCCATCTTGCAGCATTTCCGTATGTAAATGGTGGATTGTTTGCCAGCGATGAACCGGTTCCCGAACTGCGCAAAAAGGGGCGCAAGATCTTACTCGAATGCGGAACCATGAACTGGAGTGAGATTAACCCAGACATTTTCGGCAGCATGTTCCAGGCTGTGATTGATGTGGAACAGCGCAGCCGCTTAGGGCAGCACTACACTTCATATCGCAATATCATGAAGGTGATTCAGCCCCTGTTTCTTGATCCGTTACGCGTTGAACTGGATAAACAACGTAGCAATGCCAAGGGGCTTAAAGCGTTACTGGTGCGACTCGGCAAGATCAAAGTATTCGATCCTGCATGTGGATCCGGTAATTTCCTGATTGTGGCCTACAAAGCGTTACGCAATCTGGAAATTGAAGTGATTGAGGCTCTGCGTGAGCTGGAACCTCAAACATTTTCAATGAGCGGTCTTCATCTGTCACAGTTTTACGGCATTGAGATTGATGATTTCGCCTGCCAGATTGCTCGATTATCCCTCTGGCTGGCGGAGCACCAGGTGAATAGTCAGTGGGAAAAGGCGTTTGGTTTCGCGCCACCGGCATTGCCGTTACGTGAAAGTGGAAATATTCATAGTGGTAATAGCTTGCGTCTTGACTGGTATCAAGTCTGTCCTAAGCAAGCTGATGACGAAGTGTATGTAATCGGTAACCCACCCTTTTTAGGAACACTGGGACGTTCAGATGAGCAACGTGCTGATATGCAGGCTGTATTTAGCGACTTTAAAGCGTTAGGAACCTTAGATTTTGTTGCTTGCTGGTTCTGGAAAGGGGCGCAATACATTCAACATTCACGTGCTGAGCTGGCTCTGGTAGCAACCAATTCCATTTGTCAGGGAGAGCAGGTTGCGACACTGTGGCCGCCAATTTTTTCCCTCGAGCTAAATATCCATTTTGCATACCCAACATTTCCATGGGCAAATAATGCCCGTGATAAAGCGGCGGTACATGTAATCATTATTGGGCTTTCAGCGAGATCAGAAAAGAGCAGACTTTATCAATACGTACAAGGCGAATGGCATTGCAAAATGGTCGACAATATCAGCCCATACTTAGTAGAAGGAAGCCGACTGGCAATTATTCCACGAAACTCCCCGTTAATAAAAGGTGTACCTCCATTACTTTTTGGAAATAAACCGACTGATGGTGGTTATCTACTGTTAGATAGTTTTGAACGTGATGAATTACTCAAACAAGAACCGCAAGCTGAACGCTGGCTCAAAAAGGTATTAGGTGCCGATGAGTTTTTTAATGGAAAAGAACGTTGGTGCTTATGGTTGGTTGAGGCGAGTGTTGCTGATTTAGAATCAATGCCATTAGTCGGAAAAAGGGTTCTTGCTGTTAAAAATGCCCGTCTTAAAAGCTCCAAATCTGGCACAAGAAAAAAATCGAATAGCCCGCATCTGTTTGACGAAAACAGACATCCAGCATCAGGAAGTTACATTCTTGTTCCAAGTGTTTCTTCTGAACGCCGTATTTATGTTCCTCTTGGTTTTTTTAATGCAGAAGTAATTTCAACAAATGCAAATTATATTATCCCTGACGGCACGTTATACGAATTCGCAATACTTTCTTCGTCAATGCATAACGACTGGATGAGGCTGGTAGCTGGCAGGTTGAAAAGTGACTATCGCTATTCTGCATCGGTAGTTTACAACCCTTTTCCCTGGCCTGAAGTGGCCGCAATACAACGCAAAGAAATCGAGGTACTTGCCGAAGACGTGATTTTAATCCGAGAAGAGTTTCCCGGCCATACGCTGGCTGAACTCTATGATCCCGACAAGATGCCATCAAAGCTGTTAACTGCCCATCAGGCTCTCGATACCGCGGTGGATCGACTTTATCGTGAGCGCCCATTCAAAGATGCAGCGGACCGCTTAAGCTGCCTGCTGGCACGTTATGAAGCACTGACGCAGAAACTGACAGTAACTCAGGCTAAACCAAGAAAGAGCAGAACATCGGCCAACGCAGGAAACCATAATGAATAA
- a CDS encoding DEAD/DEAH box helicase yields the protein MNNLLHAEYGQTGRSSGLNSMGMREMQARAFAERNSQYLLIKAPPASGKSRALMFLGLDKLENQSVRKVIVAVPEKSIGGSFQETNLTEQGFFADWRVTSENNLCVDGGEAGKVQAFQRFMHGNERILICTHATLRFAFDKLVVTDFDNCLVAIDEFHHVSADGDNRLGNLIDELIKKSSAHIVAMTGSYFRGDTVPILLPEDEALFTKVTYTYYEQLNGYQYLKSLGIGYHFYQGRYIDALPTVLDTSKKTIIHIPNVNSGESTKDKYGEVDAILDVIGSVIKRDLLTGVYYIAGKNGCELKLANLVDDNPNERSKIQAYLRNIKAADDMDIIIALGMAKEGFDWPYCEHVLTIGYRSSLTEIVQIIGRATRDCTGKPHAQFTNLIAQPDAQDDDVRASVNNMLKAITTSLLMEQILAPNIQFKPRSQWDGQPLPPNTLLVDDSATSPVSPKVLDILNSDKNEIMATLMANEQLVKETISETTPPETFTQVALPAVIQTLYPDLTDEEQEQVRIGVLQSMLITQKGGVVDWEDLPQDANVDMANGAEEESVNSVAGKQFLKMGEKFICIDNLDIDLIDAVNPFHGAYEILSKSVTAPMLKTIQEAVSASRSQVSEEEAIILWPKIKQFTREQQREPSLNASDSIEKRYAEALAFIRKMKQQKLANQEQ from the coding sequence ATGAATAATTTATTGCATGCTGAGTATGGTCAGACGGGGCGGAGTTCCGGCCTTAATTCGATGGGAATGCGTGAAATGCAGGCCCGAGCTTTTGCTGAACGCAACAGCCAGTATTTGTTGATCAAGGCTCCTCCAGCTTCGGGGAAATCGCGTGCATTAATGTTTCTGGGGCTGGATAAACTGGAAAATCAGAGCGTGCGAAAAGTGATTGTCGCCGTCCCAGAAAAGTCTATCGGTGGCTCTTTTCAGGAGACCAATTTAACCGAACAAGGTTTTTTTGCTGACTGGCGTGTTACATCCGAGAACAATCTGTGTGTGGATGGTGGGGAAGCGGGTAAGGTTCAGGCTTTCCAACGCTTTATGCATGGCAACGAACGTATTCTGATATGTACTCATGCGACCTTGCGTTTTGCCTTTGATAAATTAGTGGTAACAGATTTCGATAATTGCCTGGTGGCTATTGATGAGTTTCACCATGTTTCTGCCGATGGTGATAATCGGCTTGGTAATCTTATTGATGAGCTCATAAAAAAATCGAGTGCGCATATCGTTGCCATGACCGGATCATATTTCCGAGGCGATACCGTGCCGATCCTGTTGCCTGAGGATGAAGCGCTGTTCACTAAGGTGACATACACCTATTACGAGCAGCTGAATGGCTATCAATATCTTAAATCTCTGGGTATTGGTTATCATTTTTATCAGGGGCGTTATATTGATGCATTGCCCACGGTACTCGATACCAGCAAAAAAACGATTATTCATATCCCGAATGTTAATTCCGGTGAATCGACCAAAGATAAATATGGAGAGGTTGATGCTATCCTTGATGTGATTGGCAGCGTGATAAAACGCGATCTTCTGACTGGGGTTTATTATATTGCGGGAAAAAATGGCTGTGAGCTCAAATTAGCCAATCTGGTTGATGATAATCCTAACGAACGATCCAAAATCCAGGCGTATTTACGTAATATCAAAGCGGCGGATGACATGGACATCATTATCGCCTTAGGCATGGCGAAAGAAGGGTTTGACTGGCCTTACTGTGAGCATGTGTTGACGATTGGCTATCGCAGCTCTCTGACAGAAATTGTGCAGATTATTGGCCGTGCGACCCGAGATTGTACGGGAAAACCGCATGCTCAGTTTACCAATCTCATCGCTCAACCCGATGCACAGGATGATGATGTGAGGGCATCGGTCAACAATATGCTTAAGGCGATCACCACATCGTTATTGATGGAGCAGATCCTCGCCCCCAACATCCAGTTTAAGCCTCGTTCTCAATGGGACGGTCAGCCACTGCCACCTAATACTCTGCTCGTAGATGATTCCGCAACCTCACCGGTATCCCCGAAAGTGTTGGATATTCTGAACAGCGACAAGAACGAAATTATGGCGACTCTGATGGCTAACGAACAGTTGGTCAAAGAGACAATTAGTGAAACCACACCCCCCGAAACTTTCACTCAAGTGGCTTTGCCTGCTGTGATTCAGACACTTTACCCAGATTTGACCGACGAAGAGCAGGAACAGGTACGCATAGGAGTATTACAAAGTATGTTGATCACTCAGAAAGGGGGCGTGGTTGATTGGGAAGACCTGCCGCAGGATGCCAATGTGGATATGGCGAATGGCGCTGAAGAAGAGTCAGTAAACAGTGTCGCAGGTAAGCAGTTCCTGAAGATGGGTGAAAAGTTCATCTGTATTGATAATCTGGATATAGACCTGATAGATGCGGTTAATCCGTTCCATGGTGCTTATGAAATTCTCTCTAAATCGGTAACTGCGCCTATGCTGAAAACCATCCAGGAAGCGGTAAGTGCCAGCCGATCGCAGGTCTCCGAAGAAGAAGCAATTATACTTTGGCCTAAGATCAAGCAGTTCACCCGAGAACAACAGAGAGAGCCGTCGCTGAATGCCAGTGATTCGATTGAGAAGCGTTATGCCGAAGCGCTCGCCTTTATCCGCAAAATGAAGCAACAGAAGTTGGCTAATCAGGAGCAGTAA
- a CDS encoding GIY-YIG nuclease family protein produces MIRLSTTRLAAKSTLDEILSEEDDLCLLNVHPLKHKASPVDLAGNQFAEIAAFYDRHGRMPTENSTASLDEKRLARRLRIIKENPNICASLQTLDCRGLLASNHIENGRTPLAAEPTPLSYANKSELVTSLEDIFADDEDGLLNFAEPDIFSLQYVSADKKEQPDDIAQRQPCQDFQRFEPLFYSLHQGLKNGVFSLERFTHKLKIVEGDFFILNGLLGYVHSAGERLGQYRTYNARLRLIFENGTEMNMLYQSLTHGLVRDKEGRKVQLNGKTLQPSDTAVPTGLVYVLATTSTDPALIPYKQSLYKIGFTETTVEQRIEHAEKDRTFLEAPVRIVATSQCFNLNAQKLEALVHGFLAARRLNITLKSHNGQIYTPREWFNVPLATVQAVIQHIVDGTISQYRLDNTTGKIVAKHPGL; encoded by the coding sequence ATGATCCGGTTATCGACAACGCGATTAGCGGCCAAATCAACATTAGATGAGATCCTCAGTGAAGAAGATGATCTCTGTTTATTGAATGTTCACCCTCTGAAGCACAAGGCGAGTCCTGTCGATTTGGCTGGCAATCAGTTTGCTGAAATTGCCGCGTTTTACGATCGGCATGGCCGTATGCCAACTGAAAACAGCACCGCTTCTCTTGATGAAAAACGCCTGGCAAGACGATTGCGCATCATTAAAGAAAATCCCAACATATGTGCTTCGTTGCAAACGCTGGATTGCCGGGGGCTTCTGGCTTCAAATCATATTGAAAATGGTAGAACCCCACTAGCCGCTGAACCAACACCATTATCCTATGCCAACAAATCAGAACTGGTGACTTCTTTAGAGGATATTTTTGCCGACGATGAGGACGGTTTATTAAATTTTGCAGAACCTGATATCTTCAGCTTACAGTATGTTTCTGCTGATAAAAAAGAGCAGCCAGATGACATTGCTCAGCGCCAGCCGTGTCAAGACTTCCAGCGTTTCGAACCCTTGTTTTATAGCCTGCATCAAGGCTTAAAAAATGGGGTTTTTAGTCTTGAGCGTTTTACCCATAAATTGAAAATTGTTGAAGGCGATTTTTTTATTCTTAATGGGTTACTGGGATATGTCCATAGTGCTGGTGAACGTCTGGGTCAGTACCGTACTTACAACGCCCGATTGCGACTGATATTTGAGAATGGCACCGAAATGAACATGCTCTATCAATCCTTAACTCATGGTTTGGTGAGGGATAAAGAAGGGCGCAAGGTGCAACTCAATGGCAAGACGTTGCAACCATCAGATACTGCGGTGCCGACCGGCTTGGTTTATGTGCTCGCGACCACAAGTACAGACCCAGCGCTTATTCCTTATAAACAAAGTCTTTACAAAATTGGTTTTACTGAAACAACTGTGGAGCAGCGCATTGAGCATGCCGAGAAAGATCGTACTTTCCTTGAAGCACCTGTCAGGATTGTGGCTACCAGTCAGTGTTTTAACCTCAATGCCCAAAAATTAGAGGCATTGGTACATGGTTTCCTCGCTGCCCGTCGGCTCAACATTACGCTCAAGAGCCATAACGGTCAGATCTATACTCCAAGAGAGTGGTTTAATGTCCCATTGGCTACAGTTCAGGCCGTTATCCAGCACATTGTGGACGGAACTATTTCGCAATACCGACTGGATAATACGACTGGGAAAATTGTTGCGAAACACCCTGGGTTATAA
- the ccdB gene encoding type II toxin-antitoxin system toxin CcdB: MQFIVYEYKRASHYKMFVDVQSDIVETPKRRMAIPLIESHHLSEKVNKTLFPLIRIDGEDYRLMTTELSSVPVEVIGEVIADLGGYADEIKDAINLMFWGI, encoded by the coding sequence ATGCAATTCATTGTTTATGAATACAAACGCGCCAGTCATTACAAAATGTTTGTCGATGTGCAAAGTGATATTGTCGAGACTCCCAAGCGGCGTATGGCTATCCCGCTTATCGAATCGCACCACCTGTCTGAGAAAGTGAATAAAACGCTGTTCCCGCTGATTCGCATCGATGGGGAAGATTATCGGCTGATGACCACTGAGCTATCGAGCGTTCCTGTTGAGGTCATTGGTGAAGTTATCGCGGATCTTGGCGGCTACGCAGATGAGATCAAGGATGCTATTAATCTTATGTTTTGGGGGATATGA
- the ccdA gene encoding type II toxin-antitoxin system antitoxin CcdA has translation MKHRVSVTVDKDNYQVLSAAGVNISGLVNDAIGKEARRIKAEAWRKENREGMEEVARLIAQHGSFADENRNW, from the coding sequence ATGAAACACCGCGTCAGCGTTACCGTGGACAAAGACAATTATCAGGTTCTGAGTGCTGCCGGAGTCAATATTTCCGGGCTGGTGAATGATGCCATTGGCAAAGAAGCCCGCCGCATCAAAGCTGAAGCGTGGAGAAAGGAAAACCGCGAAGGGATGGAGGAAGTCGCCCGACTCATCGCACAGCATGGCTCCTTTGCGGATGAAAACAGGAACTGGTGA
- the mobC gene encoding MobC family replication-relaxation protein — MLISDYHERRARSHEKMRLLLTFLKEETYSDFKTLMLLFDYKNHKPLYLLLAKAIDMGLIQKHEINTRMVKTSLWGITNDGLSVVATPHEDGFPARFEPSKVTGWTLMQRLDRQLARLLLEKKGAYGWISGADSTFRSRYEVYHRPAGVITLPDGTVIAVETERHLKTKARYQAIITQHLITRTQKRWMYVFYIVPDPQIKRAIERMFNSVKYAIVSHQRIPLEAKHRNVFRVYTVDELRGLDLNLG, encoded by the coding sequence ATGCTGATTTCTGATTACCATGAACGCCGGGCGCGTAGTCACGAAAAAATGCGACTTCTGCTCACCTTTCTGAAAGAAGAAACCTACAGCGATTTTAAAACCCTGATGCTGCTTTTTGATTATAAAAATCACAAGCCGCTTTATCTGTTGCTGGCAAAAGCCATCGACATGGGATTGATCCAAAAGCATGAAATAAACACCAGAATGGTGAAAACCTCTCTGTGGGGGATCACCAATGACGGATTATCCGTTGTTGCCACACCCCATGAGGATGGTTTTCCTGCACGGTTTGAGCCCTCGAAAGTCACTGGCTGGACGCTGATGCAGCGCCTTGATCGTCAGCTAGCACGGCTCCTTCTTGAGAAGAAAGGCGCTTATGGGTGGATCAGCGGCGCTGATTCAACATTCCGCAGCCGCTATGAGGTATATCATCGCCCGGCCGGAGTGATAACGTTACCAGACGGAACCGTCATCGCCGTTGAGACTGAGCGCCATCTGAAAACCAAGGCCCGTTATCAGGCAATTATCACCCAACATTTGATAACTCGAACTCAAAAACGTTGGATGTACGTCTTCTATATCGTGCCCGATCCACAGATAAAGCGAGCTATTGAGCGGATGTTCAATAGCGTGAAATACGCCATCGTCAGCCATCAGCGTATCCCGCTGGAAGCGAAGCACCGCAATGTTTTTCGGGTTTATACGGTTGATGAGTTGAGGGGTTTGGATTTGAATCTTGGCTAA
- a CDS encoding tyrosine-type recombinase/integrase — MLTDSKVRSANPLAKSYKLTDSQGLYLTVSPSGAKLWYFRYRFGGKENRLAFGPYPQTTLAEAREKRDAARKLLASGISPSQLRKANNPAVDESRTFQYVAQAWHTSSLKLWSDAHADKILICLKRYVFPAIGAMDIAKVETRHLAQLVKAIDDKGVHDVAGRVRQHLTKIMRHAVQQGVIKYNPAYDLDGVVTPVVTQHHPALPLKRLPEMLAKIESYKGRMLTRLALELNLHVFLRSSELRFARWDEFNLKAHIWSVPAQREAVDGVRFSERGAKMKDEHLVPLSRQAVALLKQIQALSGESVFVFPGAHTLNKPMSENTINKALRVIGYDTKTEICGHGFRTMACSALNESGRWSKDAIERQMSHKERNGVRAAYVHKAEHLEARIEMMQWWSDYLDVNREGYVAPYIYARSYRGEE; from the coding sequence ATGTTAACTGACAGCAAAGTCCGATCCGCGAATCCCCTCGCAAAATCTTATAAGCTCACAGACTCGCAAGGCCTGTACCTCACGGTATCACCCAGCGGCGCTAAGCTATGGTATTTCCGCTATCGCTTCGGCGGTAAAGAAAACCGTCTGGCCTTTGGACCCTACCCTCAAACTACACTGGCAGAAGCCCGCGAAAAGCGCGATGCAGCGCGTAAGCTATTGGCGTCCGGCATCAGCCCTTCTCAGCTTCGCAAGGCGAACAACCCCGCCGTTGATGAATCCCGCACCTTTCAGTATGTCGCTCAGGCGTGGCACACCAGCAGCCTTAAACTCTGGTCGGACGCGCACGCCGATAAAATTCTTATCTGCCTGAAACGCTACGTTTTCCCCGCCATTGGTGCGATGGATATCGCAAAGGTTGAAACCCGCCATCTGGCGCAGTTGGTTAAGGCGATTGACGATAAAGGCGTGCATGACGTCGCCGGACGGGTGCGCCAGCATCTGACCAAAATCATGCGCCACGCCGTCCAGCAGGGCGTCATCAAATACAATCCGGCTTACGATTTGGATGGTGTCGTGACCCCGGTTGTGACCCAACATCACCCCGCTCTGCCGCTGAAACGCCTGCCTGAAATGCTGGCGAAGATAGAGAGCTACAAAGGCCGGATGCTCACCCGTCTGGCGCTGGAGCTGAATCTGCATGTTTTTCTGCGCTCCAGCGAACTGCGTTTTGCCCGCTGGGATGAATTCAACCTCAAAGCGCATATCTGGAGCGTGCCCGCCCAGCGCGAAGCGGTAGACGGCGTGCGGTTCTCAGAGCGTGGCGCCAAGATGAAGGATGAACATCTGGTGCCGCTGTCACGGCAGGCGGTCGCTCTGCTGAAACAGATTCAGGCGCTTTCCGGCGAATCGGTCTTCGTTTTCCCGGGCGCACATACCCTGAACAAGCCGATGAGTGAAAACACCATCAACAAGGCGCTGCGCGTGATTGGCTATGACACCAAAACCGAAATATGCGGCCATGGCTTCAGAACCATGGCCTGTAGCGCGCTGAACGAGTCCGGGCGCTGGTCAAAAGACGCTATTGAGCGGCAGATGAGCCACAAAGAGCGCAACGGCGTGCGGGCGGCTTATGTGCATAAAGCGGAGCATCTGGAAGCCAGAATCGAGATGATGCAGTGGTGGTCAGATTATTTGGATGTAAACCGCGAAGGCTACGTCGCACCGTATATTTATGCGCGGAGCTACCGGGGAGAAGAGTGA
- a CDS encoding ornithine decarboxylase has product MKQLKIAANAAVASRLITLRPVVALSQTDFTDIAAVVVSVEEARSGILSVMHHSGFGIPAFVVRESWHTSQEVLPPGSEWLSLDKGGDHALQLEKAAAEYQARLLPPFFDTLSKYVGMRNTTFACPGHQGGAFFRKHPAGRQFFDFYGENLFRSDICNADVKLGDLLIHEGAAKKAQKFAATVFNADKTYFVLNGTSAANKVVTNALLTRGDLVLFDRNNHKSNHHGALIQAGATPVYLETARNPFGFIGGVDAHCFDDGYLRELVREVAPERADEARPFRLAVIQLGTYDGTIYNARQVVDSIGHLCDYILFDSAWVGYEQFIPMMEQCSPLLLDLNENDPGIFVTQSVHKQQAGFSQTSQIHKKDNHIRGQKRFCPHKRLNNAFMLHASTSPFYPLFAALDVNAKMHEGPSGRRLWMECVRLGIEARKQLLERCSLIKPFVPPTVGGMRWQDHDTDVMAQDVRFFNFEPSDNWHAFEGYAQQQYFVDPCKLLLTTPGIDAVTGAYTEFGIPATILANYLREHGIIPEKCDLNSILFLLTPAEDSVKMERLVAALVQFEQLIEQDAPLSEVLPNLYHKYEQRYAGYTLRRLCQEMHDFYVSHDVKRLQKEMFRKASFPQAVVLPQDAHTAYIRGEVDLVPLADAEGRIAAEGALPYPPGVLCVVPGEVWGGAVLRYFQALEAGINLMPGFAPELQGVYSVAQEDGSKRLCANVIAR; this is encoded by the coding sequence ATGAAACAGTTAAAAATTGCGGCTAATGCGGCGGTTGCCTCCCGTCTAATCACCCTGCGTCCGGTTGTGGCGCTCAGTCAAACCGATTTTACCGACATCGCGGCCGTGGTGGTATCGGTTGAGGAGGCGCGCAGCGGCATCCTGTCGGTGATGCATCACTCCGGTTTCGGTATCCCGGCATTCGTAGTGCGGGAATCGTGGCACACCAGTCAGGAAGTACTGCCGCCGGGCAGCGAGTGGCTGAGTCTGGATAAAGGCGGGGATCACGCGCTCCAGTTGGAAAAAGCGGCGGCGGAGTATCAGGCGCGGTTGTTGCCGCCGTTCTTTGACACGCTGTCCAAGTATGTCGGCATGCGCAACACCACTTTTGCCTGTCCGGGTCATCAGGGCGGGGCGTTTTTTCGCAAGCATCCGGCGGGTCGCCAGTTTTTCGATTTTTACGGCGAAAACCTTTTCCGGTCCGATATCTGCAACGCGGATGTGAAGCTGGGCGATCTGCTGATTCATGAAGGGGCGGCCAAAAAGGCGCAGAAGTTCGCGGCCACCGTGTTCAACGCCGACAAAACCTATTTTGTGCTGAACGGTACCTCGGCAGCCAACAAAGTGGTGACCAACGCCTTGCTGACGCGCGGCGATCTGGTGCTGTTCGACCGCAATAACCACAAATCCAATCATCATGGCGCGCTGATTCAGGCCGGCGCGACGCCGGTTTATCTGGAAACCGCCCGCAACCCGTTTGGTTTTATCGGTGGGGTGGACGCGCACTGTTTTGACGACGGTTACCTGCGTGAGCTGGTGCGCGAAGTCGCGCCGGAGCGTGCCGATGAAGCCCGCCCGTTCCGTCTGGCGGTGATTCAGCTAGGCACCTACGACGGTACTATCTATAACGCCCGGCAGGTGGTGGACAGCATCGGTCATCTGTGCGACTACATCCTGTTCGACTCCGCCTGGGTGGGATACGAGCAATTCATCCCGATGATGGAACAGTGCTCGCCGCTGTTGCTGGACCTTAACGAGAACGATCCGGGGATTTTTGTTACCCAGTCGGTGCATAAGCAGCAAGCCGGTTTCTCGCAGACCTCGCAGATTCACAAGAAAGACAACCATATTCGCGGACAGAAGCGCTTCTGCCCACACAAACGCCTCAACAATGCGTTCATGTTGCACGCGTCCACCAGCCCGTTTTATCCGTTATTCGCCGCGCTGGACGTCAACGCCAAAATGCACGAGGGGCCGAGCGGCCGCCGGCTGTGGATGGAGTGCGTCAGGCTGGGGATCGAGGCGCGCAAGCAATTGCTGGAGCGTTGTTCCCTGATCAAGCCGTTCGTGCCGCCGACGGTAGGCGGCATGCGCTGGCAGGACCATGACACCGACGTGATGGCGCAGGACGTGCGTTTCTTCAACTTCGAACCGAGCGACAACTGGCACGCCTTCGAAGGCTATGCGCAGCAACAGTATTTTGTCGACCCGTGCAAACTGCTGCTGACTACGCCGGGGATTGACGCGGTGACCGGCGCTTATACCGAGTTTGGTATTCCGGCGACCATTCTCGCCAACTATCTGCGTGAACACGGCATCATTCCGGAAAAATGCGATCTTAACTCGATTCTGTTCCTGCTGACCCCGGCGGAAGACAGCGTGAAGATGGAGCGTCTGGTGGCGGCGCTGGTGCAGTTCGAGCAACTGATCGAGCAGGATGCGCCGTTAAGCGAAGTCTTGCCGAATCTGTATCACAAATATGAGCAGCGCTATGCCGGTTATACCTTGCGCCGCCTGTGTCAGGAAATGCACGATTTTTACGTCAGCCACGATGTGAAGCGGCTGCAAAAAGAGATGTTCCGCAAAGCCTCTTTCCCGCAGGCGGTGGTGTTACCGCAGGATGCTCACACGGCGTATATCCGCGGCGAGGTGGATCTGGTGCCGCTGGCCGACGCGGAAGGGCGCATCGCGGCGGAAGGGGCGTTGCCTTACCCGCCGGGTGTGCTGTGCGTAGTGCCGGGGGAAGTCTGGGGCGGGGCGGTGTTGCGTTATTTCCAGGCGCTGGAGGCAGGCATCAACCTGATGCCGGGTTTTGCGCCGGAATTGCAGGGCGTCTACAGCGTGGCGCAGGAAGACGGCAGCAAACGCCTGTGCGCGAATGTGATTGCTCGCTAA